The Apium graveolens cultivar Ventura chromosome 10, ASM990537v1, whole genome shotgun sequence nucleotide sequence TTTCAATTAGATATATAGGAAGGCAACGGTTGAATTTCATTTCTGCTGCAAAAATTCAAGTATATGGCTCACTGAAAATGTGTACAttaaaccagtcttgaaaaaatAACTACGAAGAACTTAGTTGTATACATGTTATGACCATTACAACCCGAAAATTTAAGCAACAAAAGTTGAGCTATACTCAGCCAGGAATATTTTTCTAGGTATCAAATGCTATACTTAGGTGAGGGGTAGCCTTCTAAGACAACTTCCTCTGTTTTTTCCTCTTTAACAAGATCTTTACAGTAATTAAACATTCAAAGCGCATAATTTTGTTTATGACAAGTCATTTTGATTTCAGGATATTCAGGGATGTTCCAAGCGATATAACAATTGAAGTTAATGGAGGTGCATTTGCGTTGCACAAGGTTATCTCCTGCTCGCTATTTTGATATTCTTCATATTGGACATACTTTTATTTCAAATACTGCATCTTCTCAATGATTACCAAGTAGTCCCTCATGTGTCATGGTTATATAAGATCTGTAATGGTTCCTGACTGAAGTTCTCCGATTAGATATCTTACATACTTTCCTGCCGCTTTCCTACAGTCTCACACACTAATTTTGTGCATTGTTTTATGCAGTTTCCTCTAGTGTCTCGTAGTGGGCGGATCCGGAAGTTGGTAGCAGAAAACAGGGATTCAGATATTTCAAAAGTAGAGCTTCTGAGCCTGCCAGGGGGTGCAGAGTCATTTGAGTTAGCTGCCAAATTCTGTTATGGCATTAATTTTGAGATTACACCTGCAAATGTTGCTCAACTTATTTGTGTATCTGATTACCTCGAAATGGTTGAAGGATTTTCAAATAATAATCTTGGTTCCCGTGCTGAAGAATATCTTGAAAGCATTGTCTGCAAAAACCTGGAAATGTGTGTTGAAGTGCTACAACAATGTGAAAGCCTACTTCCTCTTGCTGATGAGCTGAAAATTGTTTGTCGATGCATTGATGCCATAGCATCCAAAACCTGCGTTGAGCAAATTGCTTCAAGCTTCTCTCGCTTGGAGTATAGTAGCTCAGGAAGACTACACATGAACCGCCAAGCTAAATGTGAAGGAGACTGGTGGATTGATGATCTATCTGTTCTCCGGATTGACTTGTATCAGAGAGTCATAGCAGCCATGAAATGTCGTGGAGTGAGGCCAGAAAGTATTGGTGCATCACTCATGAATTATGCACAGAAAGAGTTGACAAAGAAATCCAGCTTTTGGAATTCAAATAACCCTCCAAAAGTTGACCTGGTTACTGGCTCAACTGGACATGAAAGACTTGTTGTTGAGACTATTGTCAGCCTTCTGCCAGCTGAGAAACCTGCTATTCCTATCACCTTTCTTTTTGGGTTACTGCGTAGTGCTGTAATGCTTGATTGCACAGTTGCTTCTAGGCTTGATCTTGAGAGGCGAATTGGCTCCCAATTAGACATAGCTACCCTTGATGATCTTTTAATCCCTTCCTTCCACCATGCTAGTGACACACTCTTTGATGTTGACACTGTTCATAGAATTTTGGTCAGTTTTTCTCAGCAAGATGACAGTGAAGATGAAATGGATGATGGTTCACTTTTCGAATCTGATGGTCCTGATTCACCATCTCAAACTGCATTTGTCAAGGTCTCAAAATTAGTGGACAATTACCTTTCAGAAATTGCACCTGATGCAAATCTCAAGCTAAACAAGTTTATAGCCATTGCAGAAACTTTACCAGCTCATGCACGAACAGTCCACGATGGTTTATACAGAGCTATTGATGTTTACCTCAAAGTACGTATTTTTTTACTTGTCGAATACAGTTATTGTGTTTTCTATTTACCAATATCTAGTTCTGCCATATGAAAATTAGCAAGAATTTCCTGCTAGTGATCTTTAAAATCGTGTCCTTCCACATATTGTGATCTCTAAATTCTTTTGATATAAACTTCATTCTAATCAGTACTTCAATGAAGTAACA carries:
- the LOC141689967 gene encoding BTB/POZ domain-containing protein At5g48800, whose amino-acid sequence is MDKHQNQHQQQLSLAKCSRQQQRYSEWIFRDVPSDITIEVNGGAFALHKFPLVSRSGRIRKLVAENRDSDISKVELLSLPGGAESFELAAKFCYGINFEITPANVAQLICVSDYLEMVEGFSNNNLGSRAEEYLESIVCKNLEMCVEVLQQCESLLPLADELKIVCRCIDAIASKTCVEQIASSFSRLEYSSSGRLHMNRQAKCEGDWWIDDLSVLRIDLYQRVIAAMKCRGVRPESIGASLMNYAQKELTKKSSFWNSNNPPKVDLVTGSTGHERLVVETIVSLLPAEKPAIPITFLFGLLRSAVMLDCTVASRLDLERRIGSQLDIATLDDLLIPSFHHASDTLFDVDTVHRILVSFSQQDDSEDEMDDGSLFESDGPDSPSQTAFVKVSKLVDNYLSEIAPDANLKLNKFIAIAETLPAHARTVHDGLYRAIDVYLKAHQGLSDQDKKKLCKLVDFQKLSQEAGAHAAQNERLPLQSMVQVLYFEQLRLRNALSCSYPEDDHKPVHNSWRISSGALSAAMSPRDNYASLRRENRELKLELARLRMRLNDLEKDHVCMKRHMEKSNSYNFMSSFSKKISKLNIFAHSSSRGSSSPSKNSQRTNSKVTERTVTSIL